A single window of Shewanella sp. Choline-02u-19 DNA harbors:
- a CDS encoding CpaF family protein, whose translation MEINKETQGINDFQPLTQEEQDIKVQLYDKLLSVMDLSLIETISKDQAREQISEISSQLLNEFHIPINLATRKRLIKLIIDEVLGLGPLETLLADPSISDILVNSFDRVYIERRGKLEPVNIKFHSNVHLLNIIDRIVSSVGRRIDESSPMVDARLADGSRVNAIIPPLALDGPSLSIRRFAVDKLNAKQLIDIGSVTESMIELLKGAVKGKLNILVSGGTGSGKTTLLNMLSGFIPSDERIVTIEDSAELQLQQPHTVRLETRPQNIEGKGEVSQRDLVKNCLRMRPDRIVIGEVRGGEALDMLTAMNTGHEGSLTTLHANSPRDALGRLEYMVCMAGFDMPVSNIRTQVASAIDLVVQLERQEDGRRRITSIQEINGMEGDIITMSEIFRFSRQGLDEDGQIKGEFEATGVIPGFHTKLKLHGIELPYNLFNCGDPFAEF comes from the coding sequence ATGGAAATAAATAAAGAGACCCAAGGGATTAATGACTTCCAGCCATTAACTCAGGAAGAACAGGATATTAAAGTTCAATTATACGATAAGCTATTGAGTGTTATGGACTTATCATTAATTGAGACGATATCTAAGGATCAAGCTCGAGAGCAGATTAGTGAGATTAGTAGCCAATTACTTAATGAATTTCATATACCAATTAATTTAGCCACCAGAAAACGTTTGATAAAGCTTATTATTGATGAGGTGTTAGGGCTAGGTCCCTTGGAGACACTATTGGCTGACCCCTCTATTTCGGATATTTTAGTTAACTCGTTTGATCGAGTTTACATAGAACGTAGAGGTAAGCTTGAACCTGTAAATATAAAGTTTCATAGTAATGTACACCTACTTAATATCATCGATAGGATTGTTTCCAGCGTAGGGAGACGTATCGATGAATCTTCACCTATGGTAGATGCTCGATTAGCTGATGGATCGCGTGTGAACGCCATTATCCCACCGCTTGCTTTAGATGGACCATCATTGTCGATTAGACGATTCGCAGTCGATAAGCTTAATGCGAAACAGCTTATTGATATTGGTTCGGTTACTGAGTCGATGATTGAACTCCTTAAAGGTGCGGTTAAAGGAAAACTAAACATCCTAGTTTCAGGTGGTACCGGCAGTGGTAAAACTACTTTACTGAATATGTTATCTGGTTTTATTCCAAGCGATGAACGTATTGTCACCATTGAGGATTCAGCCGAATTACAACTACAGCAGCCTCATACGGTAAGGTTAGAGACTCGTCCACAGAATATTGAGGGTAAAGGGGAAGTTTCACAGCGTGACTTAGTTAAGAACTGTTTAAGAATGAGACCCGATAGAATTGTGATTGGTGAGGTTCGTGGTGGTGAAGCTTTGGATATGTTGACCGCGATGAATACAGGCCATGAAGGCTCCTTAACAACTCTGCATGCAAACAGTCCTCGTGACGCCCTGGGGCGATTAGAGTATATGGTTTGTATGGCAGGGTTCGATATGCCAGTGAGTAACATCCGCACTCAGGTAGCTTCAGCGATAGACTTAGTAGTACAGCTTGAGCGTCAGGAGGATGGTAGAAGGAGAATAACAAGCATTCAAGAGATTAACGGCATGGAAGGCGACATTATTACGATGTCGGAAATCTTTAGATTTTCTAGACAAGGGCTGGACGAAGATGGGCAAATCAAAGGCGAGTTTGAAGCAACAGGGGTCATTCCAGGCTTCCACACCAAGCTGAAACTACACGGAATTGAGTTGCCTTATAATTTATTCAATTGTGGCGATCCATTTGCAGAATTTTAA
- the hypB gene encoding hydrogenase nickel incorporation protein HypB: MCQDCGCSITRHDHSLNPSHSHSKKDQNIATNPQLNDKKTLSLIHKILDKNDIEAQHNREHFEAKSVTAFNIMSSPGSGKTTVLEHLHLHMDLKYAVIEGDLETSRDADRLTAKGIEAFQIQTGSACHLDAFMVHSALHHIDLEPLDICFIENVGNLVCPASYDVGTHKNIVLLSVPEGDDKIEKYPVMFRRADVVLITKCDLLPHFDFSIEESKAQLKKLNPNVELIEVSIKDTQSLRNVADWIAKHMGGNA, from the coding sequence ATGTGCCAAGACTGTGGCTGTTCAATTACCCGTCATGATCACTCTTTAAACCCGAGCCATTCTCATTCAAAAAAAGATCAAAACATAGCGACTAACCCGCAGTTAAATGACAAAAAAACCTTGTCTTTGATCCATAAGATTCTAGATAAAAACGACATAGAAGCACAACATAACCGCGAACACTTTGAAGCCAAGTCAGTGACTGCGTTTAATATCATGAGTAGCCCAGGCAGTGGTAAAACAACAGTGCTTGAACATTTACACCTGCACATGGATTTGAAATATGCTGTTATTGAAGGCGATCTTGAAACATCGAGAGATGCCGATAGATTAACAGCAAAAGGGATCGAAGCCTTCCAGATCCAAACCGGCTCAGCATGCCATTTAGATGCCTTTATGGTTCATAGTGCATTGCACCATATTGATCTGGAGCCACTCGATATCTGCTTTATCGAAAACGTAGGTAACTTAGTCTGCCCTGCTAGCTATGATGTTGGCACACATAAAAACATTGTGTTGTTATCGGTGCCAGAAGGCGATGATAAAATCGAAAAGTACCCGGTAATGTTCCGTCGTGCAGATGTAGTTTTAATCACCAAGTGTGACTTACTACCCCATTTTGATTTCAGTATTGAAGAATCAAAAGCCCAACTTAAAAAGCTTAACCCCAATGTTGAGCTTATTGAGGTTTCGATTAAAGACACTCAATCACTACGCAACGTTGCCGACTGGATAGCGAAGCATATGGGAGGTAACGCCTAA
- a CDS encoding type II secretion system F family protein, with amino-acid sequence MDFLIGLFGQFFEDPQHVEWAIYTVAAIAGVTLAISISYLISGVYSPIRKRLKLLNDNTPIKTEDVTGTLEHGIGEMAKKPFFNLSNYQTKRLLIHAGFHSQNALAVFNASRLLLILLGTIIAIALLNIFPNISGIWTIYIFCLCLGGAFITPSTVLQSLANRRMRQLRVGFPDALDLLVVCCEAGLGLMAAMQRVARELAFSHPKLASELELVCSKTRAGLTIKVALQEFTDRTGLEDIKGLNSAISQSMRLGTGIAETLRVFSDEYRDKRLQAAEEQAAKLAVKMIFPMMCCIWPSFFIVAVGPAVLKVMKVWGQAF; translated from the coding sequence ATGGACTTCCTCATTGGTTTATTTGGTCAGTTTTTTGAAGATCCCCAACATGTCGAATGGGCTATTTACACTGTAGCTGCAATTGCTGGAGTGACGCTCGCTATCTCAATCTCGTATTTGATCAGTGGTGTTTATTCACCAATTAGAAAGAGGCTAAAATTATTAAATGATAATACACCCATTAAAACAGAAGATGTAACAGGGACACTTGAGCATGGTATCGGTGAAATGGCGAAAAAGCCTTTTTTTAATTTGTCCAACTACCAAACAAAGCGACTACTCATACATGCAGGGTTTCATTCTCAGAATGCATTAGCAGTGTTCAATGCTTCTCGTTTATTGTTAATTCTATTAGGCACTATTATTGCTATTGCTTTACTCAATATTTTTCCGAATATTTCTGGGATATGGACTATATATATATTTTGCTTATGTCTAGGTGGTGCTTTTATAACCCCATCAACGGTCTTACAATCGTTGGCTAATCGTCGTATGCGTCAATTACGGGTTGGTTTTCCAGATGCATTAGATCTACTTGTTGTTTGTTGTGAAGCGGGTCTAGGCTTGATGGCTGCAATGCAAAGGGTGGCCAGAGAACTTGCATTTAGCCATCCAAAATTAGCGAGTGAATTAGAGCTTGTTTGCAGTAAAACTAGAGCCGGACTGACTATTAAAGTTGCTCTTCAAGAGTTTACCGATAGAACGGGCCTTGAAGATATTAAAGGCCTTAACTCTGCTATTTCACAAAGTATGCGCCTAGGTACTGGTATAGCGGAGACGCTCAGAGTATTTTCAGATGAGTATCGTGATAAGCGCTTGCAAGCTGCTGAAGAGCAAGCTGCAAAGTTAGCGGTAAAGATGATCTTTCCAATGATGTGTTGTATTTGGCCTTCATTTTTTATTGTGGCTGTAGGACCTGCGGTGTTAAAAGTGATGAAAGTATGGGGTCAGGCTTTTTAA
- the hypF gene encoding carbamoyltransferase HypF, which translates to MTQSIKRVLIKITGIVQGVGFRPFVYRLAHELKLTGSVLNNSEGVTIEAQASEDVIDQFKTLLIQSPPPLARIDNISMTVLPPVEVTEPFCIIHSKHTTNAVVAVSPDKCSCDDCIADITNPKSRYFRYPFTNCTNCGPRYSIINTLPYDRKNTSMAHFDMCSACESEYQNPLNRRYHAQPVSCPDCGPLLTFKKPDLSHHNGHKDALEQTVAALKAGNIVAIKGLGGFHLVCDASNQHSLEALRARKHRPAKPLAIMVKDIWVAKQLVEGNETEWLTLASNERPIVVMRKKLQPTLTISKLVAPDIDRLGVFLPYTPLHHLLLQQVDLPLVMTSANLSGEPIITDSADIAFKLGHVVDYILDHNRPILNGCDDSVVQVINHRLQVIRLARGYAPLSIYSPKRITSPTLGLGAQQKNTVCFGFEHNVFLSPHIGDLVSIEAESYFHDTLETFSRLYRFKAERLVHDLHPDYFTSRWGESLTGIKRTAVQHHYAHVLSVLAENKSTQQVLAFAFDGTGLGTDNTLWGGEALIADAHCYHRIAYLKPFKLIGGEQAIKQPVRLLLSILLEKYSLQQINHFAIPAIGKLSTITLSNLNKVWQTTPAAKSTSSIGRLFDVVAVLLNLIDKTQYEGQAGILLETAANQAVCIQSIKSIDITHAASLASNKAVDSDSESIIFDMTLSTDNQWDSTALIKQILDAVISQPLTQARTALIAKAFMDTLAKAICDVAKHYPQYPIVLTGGVFQNRYLSEHCEKSLQIQGNKLIPSGRVPINDAGIALGQAWYAIHNTL; encoded by the coding sequence ATGACCCAGTCTATTAAACGGGTACTTATTAAGATCACCGGCATCGTACAGGGTGTCGGGTTTCGGCCTTTCGTCTACCGATTAGCCCATGAACTAAAATTGACTGGCAGTGTCCTTAATAATAGTGAAGGCGTTACGATTGAGGCTCAGGCCAGTGAAGATGTGATCGATCAATTTAAAACATTACTCATCCAATCGCCACCGCCACTCGCCCGAATCGATAATATCTCAATGACTGTTCTACCGCCTGTTGAAGTTACAGAGCCATTTTGTATTATCCATAGCAAGCATACGACTAATGCCGTCGTTGCAGTATCGCCGGATAAATGTAGCTGTGATGATTGTATTGCCGATATTACAAATCCAAAGAGTCGCTATTTTAGATACCCGTTCACCAACTGCACTAATTGTGGGCCAAGATATTCGATTATCAATACCTTACCTTACGATCGTAAAAATACCTCTATGGCACATTTTGACATGTGCTCAGCCTGCGAAAGCGAGTACCAAAATCCGTTAAACAGACGTTATCATGCACAGCCTGTAAGTTGCCCAGATTGCGGTCCCCTACTGACCTTTAAAAAACCAGACTTAAGCCATCACAACGGCCACAAAGATGCTCTAGAGCAAACCGTTGCAGCGCTTAAAGCGGGAAATATCGTTGCCATAAAGGGATTAGGCGGATTTCATCTAGTTTGTGATGCAAGCAATCAACACAGCCTAGAGGCGTTACGAGCGCGTAAGCACAGACCAGCCAAACCATTAGCGATAATGGTTAAAGATATTTGGGTTGCTAAGCAGCTTGTTGAAGGAAATGAAACCGAGTGGCTCACTTTAGCAAGTAATGAACGGCCTATTGTTGTAATGAGAAAAAAGCTCCAGCCAACCTTAACGATAAGTAAGTTGGTGGCCCCTGATATCGATAGGCTGGGAGTATTTTTGCCCTATACTCCTTTGCATCACTTATTGCTGCAACAAGTCGACTTACCGCTAGTGATGACGAGTGCCAATCTATCCGGCGAACCTATCATTACCGATAGCGCAGATATAGCGTTTAAGCTTGGCCACGTTGTTGATTACATCTTGGACCACAACCGTCCCATTTTAAACGGCTGCGATGACAGTGTCGTACAGGTGATAAACCATAGATTACAAGTTATTAGACTCGCTCGTGGCTATGCCCCACTATCAATTTACAGTCCTAAGCGGATAACCTCACCCACATTGGGTTTAGGTGCACAGCAAAAGAATACCGTTTGCTTTGGCTTTGAGCATAATGTTTTCTTAAGTCCACATATTGGCGATCTTGTCTCTATAGAGGCTGAAAGCTATTTTCATGACACGCTAGAGACATTCTCAAGACTATATCGTTTTAAAGCTGAGCGGCTAGTACATGATCTTCATCCTGACTATTTTACTAGCCGCTGGGGCGAATCATTAACAGGCATAAAAAGAACTGCAGTCCAGCACCATTATGCTCACGTATTAAGTGTGCTTGCTGAAAACAAATCAACACAACAAGTCTTAGCGTTTGCTTTTGATGGAACTGGACTCGGTACCGATAACACCCTCTGGGGTGGCGAAGCATTGATCGCCGATGCGCACTGTTATCACCGCATTGCTTATCTAAAACCCTTCAAATTAATTGGTGGTGAACAAGCCATTAAACAACCCGTTAGGTTGCTTTTGTCTATATTGCTTGAAAAATATTCACTGCAACAGATAAATCACTTTGCAATACCTGCTATAGGAAAATTATCCACTATTACCTTGTCCAATTTAAATAAGGTATGGCAAACAACACCCGCAGCTAAAAGCACAAGCTCCATCGGTCGTTTGTTCGACGTCGTTGCAGTGTTACTGAACCTTATTGATAAAACGCAATACGAAGGGCAAGCCGGAATACTGCTCGAAACCGCCGCAAACCAAGCCGTTTGCATACAATCAATCAAAAGTATTGATATTACTCATGCAGCATCTCTGGCAAGTAATAAAGCGGTCGATAGTGACTCAGAAAGCATTATTTTTGACATGACATTATCAACTGACAATCAATGGGACTCAACTGCGCTTATCAAACAAATCCTTGATGCAGTGATAAGCCAACCGTTAACTCAGGCAAGAACAGCCTTAATTGCGAAAGCATTTATGGACACTCTTGCGAAAGCCATCTGTGACGTTGCGAAACACTATCCTCAGTACCCCATAGTGTTAACTGGCGGGGTGTTTCAAAATCGCTACCTTTCTGAGCACTGTGAAAAATCACTTCAAATACAAGGTAATAAGCTAATACCAAGTGGTCGGGTACCTATTAATGATGCAGGCATAGCCTTAGGCCAAGCTTGGTACGCTATCCATAACACCCTCTAA
- a CDS encoding type II secretion system F family protein: MFSNQLIFLGLIFVAVIFLSQALFLPVYSPQRANTALIRKRLKKLSEQSGDITYETSLLRKSRLGKLGTVGRWLESIEFIESISYRLELADYKMMGHQFIILAFISASIAGIAAWVYLAEPLAALLAFAMILYLFNFKLNRDTSKRMDKIEESFPDALDVLRRALQAGYSFSDAVKLVTEEMEGPLSKEFSLMFANINYSKDTKRAILAFIERVPSVSAMAFASAVMVQKETGGNLAENIKNLARVIRLRFTFRRRVRTLSAEGRLSAWILMLLPFALFAVIYIQTPGYVGELTGTEEGHKLLIWGAIGMFIGGIWISKLIRIDM; encoded by the coding sequence ATGTTTTCCAATCAACTCATATTTCTCGGCCTTATTTTTGTTGCTGTAATTTTTCTCTCGCAGGCCTTGTTTCTACCTGTTTATAGCCCACAGCGAGCCAATACTGCATTAATTCGTAAACGTTTAAAAAAATTATCAGAACAGTCAGGAGATATTACTTACGAAACGTCTTTACTTCGCAAGAGCCGACTTGGAAAGCTTGGTACTGTTGGCCGATGGTTAGAAAGTATTGAGTTCATAGAAAGCATAAGCTATCGGTTGGAGCTTGCTGATTATAAAATGATGGGTCATCAATTTATAATCTTAGCCTTTATTAGTGCTTCGATTGCAGGTATTGCAGCTTGGGTCTATTTGGCTGAGCCATTAGCGGCTTTGTTAGCGTTCGCAATGATTCTCTATTTATTTAACTTCAAGCTCAACCGTGATACATCAAAGCGAATGGACAAAATTGAAGAGAGCTTTCCTGATGCTTTAGATGTATTGCGAAGGGCTTTGCAGGCCGGTTATTCATTTTCTGATGCGGTAAAACTTGTTACAGAGGAGATGGAAGGGCCACTTTCGAAAGAGTTTAGTCTAATGTTCGCCAATATTAATTACAGTAAGGACACGAAAAGAGCCATTTTGGCGTTTATTGAGCGAGTACCAAGTGTATCCGCAATGGCATTTGCAAGTGCTGTGATGGTGCAAAAAGAAACTGGCGGAAATTTAGCTGAAAATATTAAGAACTTAGCTCGAGTTATTAGGCTGAGATTTACCTTTAGGCGTCGAGTGAGAACTTTATCTGCAGAAGGACGGTTATCAGCATGGATCCTTATGTTACTTCCTTTTGCTCTATTTGCTGTTATTTATATCCAGACCCCTGGGTATGTCGGAGAGTTAACTGGTACTGAAGAAGGACATAAATTACTTATTTGGGGCGCTATCGGGATGTTTATCGGTGGTATATGGATAAGCAAATTAATAAGGATAGATATGTAA
- the hypD gene encoding hydrogenase formation protein HypD, translated as MLSLNELYQGFRDPEVIKSLAKQIAITAAKYPGQINIMEVCGGHTHTIMKYGLNQLLPDNIEFIHGPGCPVCIMPKERIDHAAALASLPDTILITLGDMIRVPGSNGNLAQFRASGCDIRPIYDPLDCLTIATDNPEKTVIFFAIGFETSTPMTAVLLEQAEKRHISNLLFHINHVLVPPAIDAVMADPNVKVNAFIGPAHVSVISGAKVYRSAVKTYNTPLVISGFEPVDVMESILMIAKQKVKAIALLENQYSRAVSEQGNLTAQALINKYMIIRPSFRWRGLGPIADSALMLRDEYRHRDAEQVYKEQLPNIEIDDHKACQCGDILRGLSKPKDCKVFGRGCTPETPLGSCMVSSEGACNAHFRYNGVTE; from the coding sequence ATGCTCTCTTTAAACGAGCTCTACCAAGGATTTAGAGATCCGGAGGTGATTAAGTCGCTGGCAAAACAAATAGCCATCACGGCGGCAAAATATCCGGGCCAAATTAATATTATGGAAGTGTGTGGCGGACATACCCACACCATAATGAAATACGGTTTAAATCAATTGTTGCCAGACAATATTGAATTTATTCATGGACCTGGTTGCCCCGTATGTATTATGCCAAAAGAGCGTATTGACCATGCTGCGGCGTTAGCAAGCTTACCCGATACTATTCTTATTACACTCGGTGACATGATCCGAGTGCCCGGTTCCAACGGCAACCTTGCTCAGTTCAGAGCCAGCGGCTGCGATATTCGACCCATTTACGATCCACTAGACTGTCTTACTATAGCCACTGACAATCCGGAGAAAACAGTCATTTTCTTTGCTATTGGATTCGAAACCTCAACCCCAATGACGGCAGTGCTGTTAGAGCAAGCAGAAAAACGTCATATTTCCAACCTGCTTTTTCATATCAACCATGTACTGGTCCCACCGGCGATCGATGCTGTCATGGCAGACCCAAATGTTAAAGTTAACGCCTTTATCGGCCCTGCGCATGTCAGTGTGATCAGTGGCGCCAAGGTATATCGCTCAGCAGTTAAAACCTATAATACCCCATTGGTTATATCCGGTTTTGAGCCCGTTGATGTAATGGAATCGATCTTAATGATTGCTAAGCAAAAGGTTAAAGCCATTGCATTGCTCGAAAACCAATATAGCCGTGCAGTGTCAGAACAAGGTAATCTAACCGCTCAAGCACTGATCAACAAATACATGATCATTAGACCCAGTTTTCGATGGCGCGGACTTGGTCCCATTGCTGATTCAGCTCTAATGCTCCGCGATGAATATCGTCACCGAGATGCTGAACAGGTATATAAAGAGCAACTACCAAATATTGAAATAGACGATCATAAAGCTTGCCAGTGTGGTGATATTTTACGTGGTTTATCAAAACCCAAAGATTGCAAAGTTTTTGGCCGTGGTTGCACCCCGGAAACACCTTTGGGCAGTTGTATGGTCAGCTCTGAAGGTGCTTGTAATGCACATTTTCGTTATAACGGAGTTACTGAATGA
- a CDS encoding tetratricopeptide repeat protein, which translates to MLTVKPTFRISRNSVLAMLFLILFCGCSSTTPEEPLAIKAPDRQDLLDAGALSSITSDFEAPKTEEEALSKARKEEQAGNLEKALYAYIQALDFNAKNANTFYHIGRIHTMRGNPDIAFRAYNEALVLDPNLVMVHADLGVVSMDKRQYREARIHLEKAIELDQKRLASIKTSRLIGTLYVPDRESPARVYNAIAILDDVQDDHDKAREYFRLLIELQPHSAILISNLGYSYYLTGDLTTAEKYLRQAIQEDQNLDRAWTNLGLVYVRKGLYKRALATFEQAMEPADALNDLGYFLMLEGNYDKAIELFERAIDTSPSYFEQAQKNLKRARAELSDEFSHATN; encoded by the coding sequence ATGCTGACTGTTAAACCTACTTTTAGAATTTCACGCAACTCTGTTTTAGCGATGTTATTTCTTATACTATTTTGTGGCTGTTCTTCAACCACTCCAGAAGAACCGTTAGCAATCAAAGCACCTGACAGACAAGATCTACTTGATGCCGGAGCCTTATCATCTATAACCTCTGATTTTGAAGCTCCAAAAACGGAAGAGGAAGCATTGAGTAAAGCTAGGAAGGAGGAGCAAGCTGGTAATTTGGAAAAAGCACTTTATGCGTATATTCAGGCTTTAGATTTTAATGCCAAAAATGCTAACACCTTTTATCATATAGGCCGGATCCATACGATGCGGGGAAATCCTGATATCGCTTTTAGAGCTTATAATGAAGCCCTTGTACTTGACCCTAATTTGGTGATGGTACATGCAGATCTTGGGGTCGTTAGCATGGATAAACGTCAATATAGAGAGGCGAGAATCCATTTAGAAAAAGCGATAGAGTTAGATCAAAAAAGGTTAGCGTCAATCAAGACCAGTCGTCTAATTGGGACATTGTATGTTCCAGATCGTGAATCACCAGCTCGAGTTTATAATGCGATTGCCATCCTTGATGATGTACAAGATGATCATGATAAAGCACGAGAATATTTCAGGCTTTTAATAGAGCTTCAGCCACATTCAGCCATCTTGATATCAAACTTGGGATATTCTTATTACTTAACGGGGGATCTCACAACGGCTGAAAAATATTTACGACAAGCAATTCAAGAGGATCAAAATTTGGACCGTGCTTGGACCAATTTAGGATTAGTTTATGTTCGAAAGGGCTTGTATAAGCGAGCGCTAGCGACATTTGAACAAGCAATGGAACCAGCAGATGCACTAAATGATCTCGGCTATTTTTTAATGTTAGAAGGCAACTACGATAAAGCGATAGAGTTATTTGAAAGAGCTATCGATACTTCACCAAGCTATTTCGAACAAGCACAGAAAAACTTAAAAAGAGCGAGAGCTGAACTATCAGATGAGTTTAGTCACGCTACTAATTAG
- a CDS encoding HypC/HybG/HupF family hydrogenase formation chaperone, protein MCLSIPSQVVELHAGQESVTVDTMGVKRKVSSHLMSEPLALGDYVLIHIGFVMNKIDKADALESLALYQEIVEKLEQEENVS, encoded by the coding sequence ATGTGTTTATCAATCCCATCGCAGGTCGTTGAATTACATGCAGGGCAAGAATCTGTCACTGTCGATACCATGGGCGTTAAACGTAAAGTCAGTAGCCATTTGATGAGTGAACCACTGGCGCTGGGTGACTATGTCCTTATTCACATTGGTTTTGTCATGAATAAGATAGATAAGGCTGACGCACTCGAAAGCCTCGCGTTATATCAAGAGATCGTAGAGAAACTAGAGCAAGAGGAGAACGTATCATAA
- the hypA gene encoding hydrogenase maturation nickel metallochaperone HypA, producing MHEYSIVTALIEECEKFAQQNDANKVTRVSIKLGILSGVEPSLLKTAFETFKLEGICAEATLEMNIQPLVISCLSCNNESIHDQRNIVCSHCQSTHTEVLDGEDMMLMQLELEQV from the coding sequence GTGCACGAATATTCTATAGTCACAGCACTGATCGAAGAGTGTGAAAAGTTTGCGCAGCAAAATGATGCTAATAAGGTGACTCGGGTCAGTATTAAACTGGGGATCTTAAGTGGTGTAGAACCCAGCCTGCTAAAAACTGCTTTTGAAACGTTTAAGTTGGAAGGTATATGCGCAGAAGCGACCCTCGAAATGAATATACAGCCACTCGTCATAAGCTGTTTATCGTGTAACAACGAATCGATACATGACCAAAGAAACATCGTTTGTAGCCATTGTCAAAGTACCCATACTGAAGTTTTAGACGGTGAAGATATGATGTTAATGCAACTAGAGTTAGAGCAGGTTTAG
- the hypE gene encoding hydrogenase expression/formation protein HypE — protein sequence MSHLKANKTVQLSHGGGGKEMNRLIKDIFFKAFDNPILRSEEDAARLHFSGYTAFTTDSFTVAPLFFAGGDIGKLAIAGTVNDLAMMGAEPQFLSSSFIIEEGFAIDDLKVIVTSMANELKRSGARIVCGDTKVVPRGCADGLFINTSGVGRIINNEISVKNLQDGDAIIVSRDIGRHGAAILMAREGLALESDLTSDCASLWPIVEQLIAANIEIHAMRDATRGGLSAVLNEWASASDVGIEVNESAIPVSSEVSGLCELYGFEPFDLANEGTFILAVPQTSVAATLEVMKTFCHCEQAALIGHVNQIKPGKVILNTPWGSRRFLDVPQGELLPRIC from the coding sequence ATGAGTCATTTAAAAGCCAATAAAACCGTTCAGCTAAGTCATGGCGGTGGCGGTAAAGAGATGAACCGTCTGATTAAAGATATATTTTTCAAAGCCTTTGACAACCCTATCCTTAGAAGTGAAGAAGATGCAGCTCGACTGCATTTTAGTGGATATACGGCTTTTACAACTGACTCCTTTACCGTTGCCCCCCTTTTTTTTGCGGGTGGAGATATAGGCAAACTTGCCATTGCAGGAACCGTTAACGATTTAGCAATGATGGGGGCTGAACCACAATTTTTAAGCAGCAGTTTTATCATCGAAGAGGGCTTTGCCATTGATGATCTTAAGGTCATTGTAACCAGCATGGCGAACGAGCTTAAACGTTCAGGTGCCCGTATTGTTTGTGGAGATACTAAGGTGGTACCGAGAGGCTGTGCAGATGGCCTTTTTATCAATACCTCAGGTGTTGGCCGAATTATTAATAATGAAATCTCGGTTAAAAATCTACAAGACGGAGATGCCATTATCGTCTCCAGAGATATAGGTCGTCATGGCGCCGCTATTTTAATGGCTCGCGAAGGCCTTGCACTCGAATCAGATCTCACCAGCGATTGCGCTAGCCTTTGGCCAATTGTGGAGCAGCTAATTGCCGCCAATATAGAGATCCATGCCATGAGAGATGCCACGCGTGGTGGTTTATCCGCAGTGCTAAATGAGTGGGCATCTGCGTCAGATGTTGGTATAGAGGTGAACGAATCAGCGATACCAGTGAGCAGTGAGGTGTCTGGCTTATGTGAGTTATACGGTTTTGAGCCTTTTGATTTAGCCAATGAAGGCACCTTTATTCTCGCAGTACCTCAAACCTCTGTCGCGGCAACACTAGAAGTAATGAAGACTTTCTGCCATTGCGAACAAGCCGCGCTTATTGGCCATGTAAATCAAATAAAACCGGGTAAAGTGATATTGAATACTCCATGGGGTAGTCGCCGATTTTTAGACGTCCCCCAGGGCGAACTTCTACCGAGGATCTGTTAG